The Thermodesulfovibrionia bacterium nucleotide sequence TAAATAGTGATTAAACAAAAAGCAGATACTTTGAGAAGACTCCTGCATAACCTCGCCTGCCAGAGCAATAACCAACTAAAATAGAGGAAGTTAAAAGACAGTTGGAGCAAGAGATGCAGATGAGTTTTGGAACGCTGGAATTGGCAGAGCGATTGAAGCGAGATAATGTTCTGATGAAGATTGATGCCCTGATTGACTGGGAGGAGTTACGTCCGAAGCTTAGGGGTTTATACAAACGCGAGTTATCGCATGGTGGAGGACAGGAACCATTTGATGCGCTGATGATGTTCAAAGCGATACTGCTGGGGCAGTGGCATAGTTTGTCGGATGCTGCGTTGGAGCA carries:
- a CDS encoding IS5/IS1182 family transposase, whose amino-acid sequence is MQMSFGTLELAERLKRDNVLMKIDALIDWEELRPKLRGLYKRELSHGGGQEPFDALMMFKAILLGQWHSLSDAALE